A segment of the Novipirellula caenicola genome:
TGCAGCCGTGTCCCTATCTCGACGAAGCCGTCGCCAGGATGCCGCTGAGGCTGCCGATCGGCAACGTCACCCCGGAAATTACCGATCAAATGTTGGTGATGGGGTTTCGTCGTAGCGGCGACTTTGTCTATCGCACCCAGTGCCCCGCCTGCCACGAATGTCGACCCACGCGGATCGATGTCACCACCTTTCGGCTATCAAAATCGTTCAAGCGGGTGCTGCGGCGAGGCGATCAAGATTTGTATTGTCAATGGAATCCACCAAGTGTCGATTCGCTGCGTGTTGAAATCTTTAACCAACATCGACAAGTCCGAAATTTGGGACTCAGCGACGAGCCGGTCGACGAAGACGCTTATCGATCCTTCCTAGCCGACTCGTGCTGCCAAACTCGAGAGTTGTCGATTTGGAAAGACGGTGAACTGATTGCGATTTCGATTGTGGACCTGGGCCGCGAAAGTACGTCGGCCGTCTACACGCACTTTCGGCCTGAACACAGTCGGTACAGTCTGGGGACCTATGCGGTGTTGAAACAAATTGAATGGGCGCGAGCGACCAACCGCCGCTACGTTTACCTGGGCATGTACGTGGCCGA
Coding sequences within it:
- a CDS encoding arginyltransferase, encoding MNRPSEFRMPNDECRLVVVQDQLQPCPYLDEAVARMPLRLPIGNVTPEITDQMLVMGFRRSGDFVYRTQCPACHECRPTRIDVTTFRLSKSFKRVLRRGDQDLYCQWNPPSVDSLRVEIFNQHRQVRNLGLSDEPVDEDAYRSFLADSCCQTRELSIWKDGELIAISIVDLGRESTSAVYTHFRPEHSRYSLGTYAVLKQIEWARATNRRYVYLGMYVAENDHLNYKSRFKPQQRLIEGNWIDFDES